The sequence CGGCGCTCTCAGCTGAGCGGGCGCATCCGCGGCACCCGGACCGGCCGGGTGCCGGGCCCGCCGAGGTGCGAGAACGGCTGGCGGCGCCAGTCCAGGCTCTCCGGGAGCGTCAGCAACACGGCCGCGTCCTGCTCCTGGGTGTCCAGGGTGTCAGCGTTCCTGGGAGCCTCGGACACCGTCCGCCCGGAACCCTGGCACACCGTCAGGCCGAAGGGGTTCCACGGCGAGGCGCACAGTGCGTGCTCCGGGAGCGTGTCCTCGTCCGCCAGCAGGGCGATGGGCTGCAGGCAGTCGGCGCAGGTGACGCGGTAGATCTCGTAGGTGTCGAAAGAGTCGACGTCCGCACCGTCGTCGCCGAAGCCGCCCGGACTGTCGCCCTCCTGGGCGTCGAAGTGTGCGGCAGCAGAGTCCTGCTCAAGGCGTCGCATGATGTCCATCCCCCTCGGGTGGGTCGGTCGTACCGCTGACTTCCTGTGACGGGCGGTCCCGGCCACCAGCAGCAATTCCCTTCATGCCGCACGCATAATCGCGGGCACCCTACCGACACCGGATCACATGTGTGGCATTGGTCACATGGACCGGCGTGGAGGTGTCCACGATCCGGCGCACGGTGCGCATACGCCCCCGCGCACAGTAGGTTGAACATGTGGAGGAGTTGGACCGACAAATCGTGGATCTGCTCGTCAAGGACGGGCGGATGAGCTACACCGACCTGGGCAAGGCCACCGGCCTGTCCACTTCGGCGGTGCACCAGCGGGTGCGCCGCCTGGAGCAGCGCGGTGTCATCCGGGGCTATGCCGCCATCGTGGACCCCGAAGCAGTGGGCCTGCCGCTCACCGCCTTCATCTCGGTCAAACCCTTCGACCCCAGTGCGCCGGACGACATCGCCGACCGCCTTGCCGAGGTCCCCGAGCTGGAGGCCTGCCACAGCGTCGCCGGCGACGAGAACTACATCCTCAAGGTCAGGGTCGCCACCCCGCTGGAGCTGGAGCATCTGCTCACCCGCATCCGGACCCTCGCCGGTGTGTCGACCCGCACCACGGTCGTGCTCTCCACCCCCTACGAGGCCCGGCCGCCGCGCATCTGACCGGCGAACGCCCCCCTGCGCGCGGTCCGTCCGTCCGCAGGGGCCAAACTGTCCGGTATGAGCGAGCCCCTTTCCCACCAGGCCCGGAAGCACCCTTCCCGGCCCCGCACCGTCCTGCTGCGCGGCGGTGAGGTGCACAGCCCCGCGGACCCCTTCGCCACCGCCATGGTCGTGGAAGGCGACCGCATCGCCTGGGTCGGGGAGGAGGGCGCGGCCGACTCCTTCGCCGAGGGCGTGGACGAGATCATTCCGCTCGACGGTGCGCTCGTCACTCCCGCGTTCACGGACGCACATGTGCACACCACGGCGACCGGCCTCGCGCTCACCGGTCTCGATCTGGTCGGGGCCGGCACCCTGTCCGACGCACTCGCCCGGATCCGCGCCTACGCGGACGCGCGCCCGGCGGACCGCATTCTGCTCGGACACGGCTGGGACGCCGGCATCTGGCCGGAGGGACGCCCGCCCTCCCGCGCCGAGCTGGACGAGGCCACCGGTGGCCGCCCGCTCTATCTCACCCGGGTCGACGTGCACTCCGCCGTCGTGACCACGGCGCTGCTGGACCTGGTCCCCGGCATCCGCGACCGGGACGGGTTCCACGACGGTGCCCCGCTGACCGGCGCCGCCCATCACGCGGTGCGCAAGGCCGCTTACGCCACCGTCACCCCCGCCCAGCGGGCCGAGGCCCAGGCCGCGGCGCTCGCCCGTGCCGCCTCGCTCGGTATCGGCAGCGTCCACGAGTGCGCCGGTCCGGACATCTCCGGCGAGGACGACTTCACGGGGCTGCTCGCCCTGGCCCGGGAAGGCAACGGCCCCCGCGTCATCGGCTACTGGGCCGAGCTGATCGCATCCGCAAAGGATGCGGAGCGGATCCGTGAACTCGGTGCCCTCGGCGCCGCGGGCGATCTGTTCGCCGACGGCTCGCTCGGCTCCCACACCGCCCATCTGCACGCCCCCTACGCCGACGCAGGCCACACCGGCACCCCCCAGCTCGAGTCCGAGGCCGTCGCCGCCCATGTCGCCGCCTGCACCGAGGCCGGGCTCCAGGCGGGTTTCCACGCCATCGGCGACGCCGCCCTCACCGCCGTCGTGGCCGGTGTACGCGCCGCCGCCGACCGGATCGGCCTCGACCGGGTCCGCGCCGCCCGGCATCGCGTCGAACACGCCGAAATGCTCACCGAGCACACCCTCGCCGGCTTCGCCGACCTGGCCCTGACCGCCTCCGTCCAGCCCGCCTTCGACGCGGCCTGGGGCGGCGCGGACGGCATGTACGCCGCCCGCCTGGGCGCCGACCGGGCCCGCACGCTCAACCCGTATGCCGCG is a genomic window of Streptomyces sp. Edi2 containing:
- a CDS encoding Lrp/AsnC family transcriptional regulator, which produces MEELDRQIVDLLVKDGRMSYTDLGKATGLSTSAVHQRVRRLEQRGVIRGYAAIVDPEAVGLPLTAFISVKPFDPSAPDDIADRLAEVPELEACHSVAGDENYILKVRVATPLELEHLLTRIRTLAGVSTRTTVVLSTPYEARPPRI
- a CDS encoding amidohydrolase, whose product is MSEPLSHQARKHPSRPRTVLLRGGEVHSPADPFATAMVVEGDRIAWVGEEGAADSFAEGVDEIIPLDGALVTPAFTDAHVHTTATGLALTGLDLVGAGTLSDALARIRAYADARPADRILLGHGWDAGIWPEGRPPSRAELDEATGGRPLYLTRVDVHSAVVTTALLDLVPGIRDRDGFHDGAPLTGAAHHAVRKAAYATVTPAQRAEAQAAALARAASLGIGSVHECAGPDISGEDDFTGLLALAREGNGPRVIGYWAELIASAKDAERIRELGALGAAGDLFADGSLGSHTAHLHAPYADAGHTGTPQLESEAVAAHVAACTEAGLQAGFHAIGDAALTAVVAGVRAAADRIGLDRVRAARHRVEHAEMLTEHTLAGFADLALTASVQPAFDAAWGGADGMYAARLGADRARTLNPYAALLKAGVPLALGSDSPVTPLDPWGTVRAAVFHRTRAHGISARAAFTAHTRGGWRAIGRDDAGVLVPGAPADYAVWRTGDLIVQAPDERVQRWSTDPRSGTPGLPDLTPGNDLPVCLTTVVGGRKVFGPPNE